The Chryseobacterium sp. G0186 genome includes the window AGGATTATCATCACTTGAAAAGAAAATAAATGGTTCTTTATATAGACTTTTAAAAGTATCATTATCTATATTCTGAATGGGATGATTCTTTGGAAGAACCAATGAAAAGGTGTCCTGATGGATAAGATGCTTTGAAATTCCCTCAGGTATATTCTGCAACCTTACAAAACCAATATCAAGTTGAGATTCCTCCACCAATTTCAGTTGTAGCTTATTAGGCATTTCCTGTAAAAGAGTTCTGATATCAGGATACACCTGATTCAGCTTAACCACACATTCCGGAATGATTTTTTCTGCGGCAGAACCTAAAAAACCAATTCTTAGCTCTGCTTGTCTGCCCTGGTTGATATTTTCAAGCTGCTCCTTAATATTGTTTAAGTGATTGAAAATAAAATCAACTTCTTTTTTCAGGTAAAGTCCGGCCTCTGACAATTCTACCTTTTTCTTGTTTCTGTTAAATAAGGTAACATTATATATTTCTTCCATTTGCTTGATTTGCCGACTCAGTCCCGGTTGTGAGATAAACAGCTTTTCCGAAGCCTTCCGGAAATTCAGTTCATTGCTTAAAACCTGGAAATACTTCAAATGTCTAAGTTCTATCTGATAACTCATAGTTATTAATTAATGATGTAAATGGTATTAATAGGTATCAAATATACTTATTATTTTTGGTTCAAATTATAACTGATATGAATACAAAACATGTTTTTAATTATGGCATTGATGTGCTCACCTCCTCTCAGGCATTAGCAATAAGCAGAGGAAGTTTAAAGGGAATTTTAAATAACAGCTGCCGGGAAAGAGTAAGACAGAGCAGTGGCTATGTAGAAAAAATGGCCCAATCCGGCAAGGCAGTATATGGAATTAATACAGGCTTTGGCCCGCTATGCACCACTATGATCTCTGCTGAAGATGCCCGTAAACTTCAAAGTAATATTTTGAAAAGCCATGCAGTGGGAGTCGGAGAATATATTGATGTGGAACTTTCAAGAATAATGCTGGTATTAAAGCTTCATGCCTTGGCACAAGGATATTCGGGAATACAGGAAGCTACTCTGGACCGAATGATCTGGCATCTTGAAACAGGTGCCATTCCTTTAGTTCCCAAACAAGGGTCCGTTGGGGCTTCCGGAGATTTGGCTCCTTTATCGCATTTATTTCTTCCATTGATAGGCTTGGGGAAAGTATACTACAACGGTGAAATAATTCCGACAGGTACATTTTTAAAAGAACAACATATGGAACCACTTTCACTGGGCGCGAAAGAAGGCTTAGCCTTAATCAATGGAACCCAGTTTATGGCTGCCCATGGTGTGAAGGCTGTAGAACGTTTACATAATCTGCTTACCAATGCAGATATTATTTCTGCAATGATGATAGAAGGGCTGAAAGGCTCTGAAAAGCCTTTTGATGAACAGCTTCACCAGTTGAGACCCTATGCCGGAAATATAGAAGTAGCTTCCAATATCCGTACCCTGCTAAAAGATTCTGAAATTGTACGCTCCCATTCAGACTGCTCAAAAGTACAGGATCCCTACTCTATGAGATGCATTCCACAAGTACATGGTGCATCCAGAGAGGCTTATACTCACCTTAAAAAAACCGTAGAGATTGAAATTAATTCAGTAACAGATAATCCGGTTGTTTTCAGTGAAACATCTGCCATAAGCGGAGGAAACTTCCATGGGCAGCCTATCGCTTTACCTCTGGACTATGCCTGTCTGGCTGCTTCTGAAATTGGAAATATAAGTGACAGAAGGGTTTATCTTTCTCTGGAAGGGAATACCCCGGGATTGCCAAAGTTGTTGATGAGAGAAACAGGGCTGAATTCAGGATTTATGAT containing:
- a CDS encoding LysR family transcriptional regulator, translated to MSYQIELRHLKYFQVLSNELNFRKASEKLFISQPGLSRQIKQMEEIYNVTLFNRNKKKVELSEAGLYLKKEVDFIFNHLNNIKEQLENINQGRQAELRIGFLGSAAEKIIPECVVKLNQVYPDIRTLLQEMPNKLQLKLVEESQLDIGFVRLQNIPEGISKHLIHQDTFSLVLPKNHPIQNIDNDTFKSLYKEPFIFFSSDDNPHYFDLIMSICEDHGFRPKVFHKSINALTIYKLVEEGLGLAILPTSLQYGYNLNVKFLELKYITQKTDLYMIWKESNRSPILKNVIHWLIQKSDLD
- the hutH gene encoding histidine ammonia-lyase, giving the protein MNTKHVFNYGIDVLTSSQALAISRGSLKGILNNSCRERVRQSSGYVEKMAQSGKAVYGINTGFGPLCTTMISAEDARKLQSNILKSHAVGVGEYIDVELSRIMLVLKLHALAQGYSGIQEATLDRMIWHLETGAIPLVPKQGSVGASGDLAPLSHLFLPLIGLGKVYYNGEIIPTGTFLKEQHMEPLSLGAKEGLALINGTQFMAAHGVKAVERLHNLLTNADIISAMMIEGLKGSEKPFDEQLHQLRPYAGNIEVASNIRTLLKDSEIVRSHSDCSKVQDPYSMRCIPQVHGASREAYTHLKKTVEIEINSVTDNPVVFSETSAISGGNFHGQPIALPLDYACLAASEIGNISDRRVYLSLEGNTPGLPKLLMRETGLNSGFMILQYTSAALASENKGLCFPASADSIPTSLGQEDHVSMGSIGARKLHQVIENVEKILGIELFCAAQAMDYHAPLRPGKILKTVHDFVRSKVNHIEEDQIMHDMMQITIDMVKDGSLLKVAQETASQEESRLF